The Mangifera indica cultivar Alphonso unplaced genomic scaffold, CATAS_Mindica_2.1 Un_0051, whole genome shotgun sequence nucleotide sequence GCTTCGTGGTGCATCTCAACAGACTTAACTTCAGTGCTCAGTCCAGATGGGCCAAATGTAACAACCATACCAGGCTTGAGGACACCAGTTTCCACACGACCCACAGGGACAGTTCCAATACCACCAATCTTGTACACATCCTGAAGTGGCAGACGGAGAGGCTTGTCTGAGGGCCTCTTGGGCTCATTGATTTGATCAAGAGCCTCAAGCAGGGTTGGTCCCTTGTACCAGTCCAGGTTGGTAGACCTCTCAATCATGTTGTCACCCTCAAAACCAGAGATGGGGACAAAGGGGATCTTCTCAGGGTTGTATCCAACCTTCTTGAGGTAGGAAGACACTTCCTTCACAATTTCATCGTATCTTGCCTTGGAGTACTTGGGGGTTGTGGCATCCATCTAAAAACAAATAGAACCAAGTCAACATTAGTTCCACCCCAGATTAACATTTATAAAAGCAACATAGATTAAGCAGAAAACAGTTTACAACAACAttgatttaaactcaagttaagCTAACCTTGTTACAGCAGCAAATCATCTGCTTGACACCAAGGGTAAAAGCAAGCAGGGCATGCTCACGAGTCTGACCGTCCTTTGAAATACCAGCTTCAAAACCACCAGTGGTGGAGTCAATGATGAGGACAGCACAGTCAGCCTGTGAGGTACCAGTGATCATGTTCTTGATAAAATCACGATGTCCAGGAGCATCAATGACAGTGCAGTAGTACTTGGTGGTCTCAAACTTCCACAGGGCAATATCAATGGTGATACCACGCTCACGCTCAGCCTTGAGCTTATCAAGCACCCAGGCATACTTGAATGACCTCTTGTTCATCTCAGCTGCCTCCTTCTCGAACCTCTCGATGACACGCTTGTCAATACCTCCAAGCTTGTAGATCAAGTGTCCGGTGGTGGTTGACTTTCCAGAGTCGACATGGCCAATGACCACAATGTTGATGTGAACCTTCTCCTTACCCATGGCAGAATACTAGTTGGAACTGCAGAAGTTATAAGTCAGGAAAATACTCATGAGAACCTTCAGCAAGGAAAAAATGacattaaaagataaaacaaaaatataatttcaaaacacATATCAGTCTAAGGTATGCTTTGCAGTGGTTATTAACCTTTTTAAGAAAGTTTCTGATATCGCTTTTCTTTACAGAAGCACTATAGACGAATAACTATACTACAAGGCACAACCACAAACTCTATGCAGTCCACAACAATTGACACGTTGCATCAACTAGCATAGACCATAAGCAAGGGAAAAGGTCTACTAAACTAAatcattctaataaaattttttgagcCAAATTAGATTAAAACGTCTGCTAAAACCCAAAAACTTATGATctaatataagaaacaaaaaaaaaattattatcaggCCATTAATTTCTGTATAACAGAGCCAATGAGCTGAAAACACAAAGAACGTCcaaatttttacaatttcagatcaatttatttccaatttatataaataaccaAACTCCATAAACGAACCTGAATCCAAATGAAAATccaatagaaaatataaaaaattactgcCAGTTTACGGGTAAACAAACAGATACAAAGCTTCAACATACAACCTTAAGAGGATAAACTACTAATCCACTAGAAGCAGaaactaaaatcaaacatatataagAAAGATAACAATAAAAGATCGTACCTTATGAATACAAGAGAAGCAGAGCTAGCCTAACTTAGCCGCAGCAAAATGAGCGAAGAGTGAACACACAACGAGGGTTTGCTGGGGATTTATAGAGGAGTATCACGTGACCAAACTAGGGCTACAATGTGTAATTACATTAATGTCCTTCTCCTTACCCTCGCTTTAACGATttgtgaaatttcatatttcgTTTTAACTTTCATCTAGCAAATCCACACTGTCCAGGC carries:
- the LOC123206841 gene encoding elongation factor 1-alpha, yielding MGKEKVHINIVVIGHVDSGKSTTTGHLIYKLGGIDKRVIERFEKEAAEMNKRSFKYAWVLDKLKAERERGITIDIALWKFETTKYYCTVIDAPGHRDFIKNMITGTSQADCAVLIIDSTTGGFEAGISKDGQTREHALLAFTLGVKQMICCCNKMDATTPKYSKARYDEIVKEVSSYLKKVGYNPEKIPFVPISGFEGDNMIERSTNLDWYKGPTLLEALDQINEPKRPSDKPLRLPLQDVYKIGGIGTVPVGRVETGVLKPGMVVTFGPSGLSTEVKSVEMHHEALQEALPGDNVGFNVKNVAVKDLKRGYVASNSKDDPAKEAANFTSQVIIMNHPGQIGNGYAPVLDCHTSHIAVKFAEILTKIDRRSGKELEKEPKFLKNGDAGMIKMVPTKPMVVETFSEYPPLGRFAVRDMRQTVAVGVIKNVEKKDPTGAKVTKSAAKKK